In Niallia sp. FSL W8-0635, one genomic interval encodes:
- the prmC gene encoding peptide chain release factor N(5)-glutamine methyltransferase, with protein MCKVFEALKWASSYLKEHGREEYAAELLLRHSLQVSRSEMLVKFREDMEEEQVESFKKLIYLHSEGQPVQYIIGQEEFYGRAFNVNKEVLIPRPETEELVHSALARIDKLFGGNAPIKLVDVGTGSGAIAVSMKLENPSFQVTATDLYEVSLAIAKKNADNLGAGDIEFVQGDLLQPFIAQGKTFDVVLSNPPYIPEKDIATMSDVVTEHEPHRALFAGEDGLVLYKRLCEELPHVVNEKAIIGFEVGAGQSNAVANLLEVAFPQAKVEVQYDINGKDRMVFAEVGF; from the coding sequence ATGTGTAAGGTATTCGAAGCCCTAAAATGGGCTTCTTCTTATTTGAAGGAACATGGCAGAGAAGAATACGCAGCAGAGCTATTACTTAGGCATTCTCTCCAAGTAAGTAGATCCGAAATGCTCGTGAAATTCCGTGAAGATATGGAAGAAGAGCAAGTAGAAAGCTTTAAAAAGCTGATCTATTTGCACTCCGAAGGACAGCCAGTTCAATATATTATTGGGCAAGAGGAATTTTATGGGAGAGCTTTTAATGTAAATAAAGAAGTACTTATTCCTCGACCGGAAACAGAGGAGCTTGTTCATTCTGCTCTTGCACGGATAGACAAATTGTTTGGGGGAAATGCGCCTATAAAGCTAGTAGATGTGGGAACTGGAAGCGGCGCAATCGCAGTGTCGATGAAACTGGAAAATCCGTCATTTCAGGTAACAGCTACAGATCTTTATGAAGTATCGTTAGCTATAGCGAAAAAAAATGCTGACAATTTAGGTGCAGGGGATATAGAATTCGTACAGGGAGATTTGTTGCAGCCATTTATTGCACAGGGGAAAACGTTTGACGTTGTCCTTTCAAATCCTCCCTATATCCCAGAAAAAGACATCGCAACAATGTCTGATGTTGTCACTGAACATGAACCACATCGAGCGCTGTTTGCAGGAGAAGATGGTCTTGTCCTTTATAAAAGACTTTGTGAAGAACTGCCCCATGTGGTTAATGAAAAAGCCATTATTGGATTTGAAGTAGGGGCAGGTCAAAGCAATGCTGTTGCTAATTTATTAGAAGTCGCATTCCCTCAGGCAAAAGTAGAAGTCCAATATGATATCAATGGCAAAGATCGAATGGTATTTGCGGAAGTTGGATTTTAA
- the prfA gene encoding peptide chain release factor 1, with product MFDRLQAVEDRYDKLNELLSDPEIVNDTKKLRDYSKEQSDIQETVEVYREYKEVKEQHLEAKAMLEEKLDPEMREMVKEELDETAKRIEELEARLKILLIPKDPNDDKNVIMEVRGAAGGDEAALFAGDLFRMYSRFAEAQGWKMEVIDASSTGVGGYKEIIFMINGKGAFSKLKFENGAHRVQRVPETESGGRIHTSTATVACLPEAEEVEIEIHEKDIRVDTFASSGPGGQSVNTTMSAVRLTHLPTGTVVSCQDEKSQIKNKEKAMKVLRARVYDKFQQEAQAEYDQQRKSAVGTGDRSERIRTYNFPQNRVTDHRIGLTIQKLDQILQGKMDDIIDALIFEEQSSRLESASDV from the coding sequence GTGTTTGATCGTCTTCAAGCTGTAGAGGATCGTTATGATAAGCTTAATGAATTATTAAGTGATCCTGAAATTGTAAATGATACAAAAAAACTACGTGATTATTCGAAAGAACAATCGGATATTCAAGAAACAGTAGAAGTTTATCGTGAATATAAAGAAGTAAAAGAACAGCATTTGGAAGCTAAAGCAATGCTGGAAGAAAAGCTAGACCCAGAAATGCGCGAAATGGTGAAGGAAGAGCTAGATGAAACTGCTAAGCGCATTGAAGAATTAGAAGCACGCTTGAAAATCTTGCTAATTCCTAAAGACCCTAATGATGATAAAAACGTTATTATGGAAGTAAGGGGAGCGGCTGGCGGAGATGAAGCAGCTTTATTTGCTGGGGATCTATTCCGTATGTATAGCCGTTTTGCAGAGGCACAAGGGTGGAAAATGGAAGTCATTGATGCAAGCTCAACTGGTGTTGGTGGCTACAAGGAAATCATCTTTATGATTAACGGAAAAGGCGCATTCAGCAAATTGAAATTTGAAAATGGTGCCCATCGTGTACAACGTGTACCAGAAACAGAGTCTGGGGGTCGTATTCATACATCTACTGCAACAGTTGCATGCTTACCTGAAGCAGAAGAAGTAGAGATTGAAATACACGAAAAAGATATTCGTGTTGATACATTCGCTTCTAGCGGACCTGGAGGACAAAGTGTTAATACAACGATGTCTGCAGTTCGCTTAACGCATCTTCCAACAGGTACGGTTGTTTCCTGTCAGGATGAAAAATCACAGATTAAAAATAAAGAAAAAGCAATGAAAGTACTACGAGCACGTGTTTATGACAAATTCCAGCAAGAAGCACAAGCGGAATATGATCAACAACGTAAATCGGCGGTTGGTACAGGAGATCGTTCGGAACGTATTCGTACGTATAATTTCCCGCAAAACCGTGTGACAGATCACCGTATTGGATTGACTATTCAAAAACTAGATCAAATTCTTCAAGGTAAAATGGACGATATTATCGATGCGCTTATTTTTGAAGAACAATCTAGTCGTTTGGAAAGTGCTTCAGATGTGTAA
- a CDS encoding STAS domain-containing protein: MSLTNQSIYHYVMEQASSITKTWFAIKDGELGSIYSKNTSPSVEKLLTKQHTYTIQTVISAFLEDESIFAGNLEKWANKVAKSRVELGTPVHEVLQALSITRQVIWDSIEQFILEQKNVPTPLILQWSSKFHFTFDLLTNQFTSMYHTFTKQKLHCQEVLIQQLSVPVIPITEAIGVLPLVGDIDSLRAKLILETVPVKCKEEAINHLYIDLSGISSIDTMVLHELMKLTKILSFIGIDATISGLSPDTAQMITTLGISLGNVPTYITLKQALSLQKEPVQKALLKEKPLT; the protein is encoded by the coding sequence ATGTCCCTGACCAATCAATCCATTTATCATTATGTGATGGAGCAGGCTTCATCCATAACAAAGACTTGGTTTGCCATTAAAGATGGAGAATTAGGTTCTATTTATTCAAAGAATACCTCCCCATCTGTTGAAAAGCTGTTAACAAAACAGCATACGTATACAATTCAAACGGTTATTAGTGCTTTTCTAGAAGATGAGAGCATTTTTGCTGGAAATCTAGAGAAATGGGCAAATAAGGTAGCAAAAAGTAGAGTCGAGTTAGGAACACCCGTTCATGAAGTATTACAGGCATTAAGTATTACAAGACAAGTAATTTGGGACTCGATTGAACAGTTTATCCTTGAACAAAAAAATGTTCCAACACCATTAATATTACAATGGAGTTCAAAATTCCATTTTACTTTCGATCTACTAACAAATCAATTCACAAGCATGTATCATACTTTTACAAAACAAAAGCTTCATTGCCAAGAAGTATTAATCCAGCAATTAAGTGTCCCTGTTATTCCGATTACAGAAGCTATTGGAGTCCTTCCATTAGTAGGTGATATTGATAGTTTACGAGCAAAATTAATTTTGGAGACAGTGCCTGTAAAATGTAAAGAAGAGGCGATTAATCATCTATACATTGATTTATCTGGTATTTCTTCTATTGATACAATGGTTTTGCATGAACTGATGAAATTAACAAAAATACTCTCTTTCATCGGTATTGATGCAACTATTTCTGGACTTAGTCCTGATACCGCTCAAATGATTACTACATTAGGAATTAGTTTAGGAAATGTTCCTACCTACATCACACTTAAACAAGCATTATCTCTTCAAAAAGAGCCCGTTCAAAAAGCTTTGCTTAAAGAAAAACCTTTGACATAG
- a CDS encoding hemolysin family protein: MDSIILLNLFLVAVFIMLTAFFVGAEFAILKVRMSRLDQLIAEGNKKAIKAKKVAHDLDYYLSACQLGITITALVLGALGEPTVEKMLHPLFERFEVPGALSTVLSYAIALSVVSFLHVVIGELAPKTLAIQYAEKMTLMLAPGLYWFGRVTKPIIHALNGSSRAILSWFGVKPVGHETAHSEEELKLIVTQSYESGEINQTELAYLKNIFAFDNRILKEIMISREQIVNVELEMSFEEILTVLDKHEYTRYPVTKNQTKLVGYVNTKEMLTNVVAGRETKMEEFIHEMPIFLQTAPIKTALLKMQQERVHMGLVKNERGVIVGLVTMEDILEEIVGEIRDEFVVGEKLLN, from the coding sequence TTGGACAGTATAATACTATTAAATTTGTTTTTAGTAGCAGTATTTATTATGTTAACAGCATTTTTTGTTGGTGCTGAATTTGCGATATTAAAAGTAAGAATGTCAAGACTTGATCAACTCATTGCTGAAGGAAATAAAAAGGCGATAAAAGCAAAGAAAGTTGCACATGATTTAGATTATTATTTATCAGCTTGTCAGCTTGGGATAACGATTACTGCCTTGGTTTTAGGGGCTTTAGGAGAACCAACTGTAGAAAAGATGCTTCATCCCTTATTTGAGCGGTTTGAAGTACCAGGCGCTCTGTCAACCGTACTTTCTTATGCAATAGCTTTATCCGTTGTTTCCTTTTTGCATGTTGTAATAGGAGAATTGGCTCCAAAGACATTAGCAATTCAATATGCGGAAAAAATGACTTTAATGCTAGCTCCTGGATTGTATTGGTTTGGAAGAGTTACAAAACCGATTATCCATGCTTTAAATGGCTCATCCCGAGCAATTCTCAGTTGGTTTGGTGTAAAACCAGTTGGGCATGAAACAGCTCACTCGGAAGAGGAATTAAAGCTGATTGTTACACAGAGCTATGAAAGTGGCGAAATCAATCAAACAGAATTAGCGTATTTAAAGAATATTTTTGCTTTTGATAATCGAATTTTAAAAGAAATAATGATTTCAAGGGAGCAAATTGTTAATGTAGAGCTAGAAATGTCCTTTGAAGAGATTTTGACTGTTTTGGATAAACATGAATATACTCGTTACCCTGTCACAAAGAATCAAACAAAGCTGGTAGGGTATGTAAATACAAAAGAGATGCTAACAAATGTAGTAGCTGGAAGAGAAACAAAAATGGAAGAATTTATCCATGAGATGCCGATTTTCCTTCAAACTGCGCCTATTAAAACTGCTCTTCTTAAAATGCAGCAAGAAAGAGTGCATATGGGATTAGTGAAGAATGAAAGAGGCGTCATTGTAGGTCTTGTCACAATGGAGGATATATTAGAAGAAATTGTTGGTGAGATACGTGATGAGTTTGTTGTAGGGGAAAAGTTACTTAATTAA
- a CDS encoding hemolysin family protein encodes MDIITITNLFLLALLLVLTAFFVGSEFAVVKIRMSRIEQLIAEGNKKAIVAKKVAGNLDYYLSACQLGITVTALGLGALGKPAIEKLLYPIFNLMNASPSVASVASYAIAFALVTFLHVVVGEMAPKTLAIQFSEKLTLMLAPPLYWFGKVMKPFIWALNGSAQVLLRLMGIKPVKHEQAYSEEELKIVMTQSYQGGEIDQTELAYMENVFSFDERVAKDIMVPRTEFVTLNKDMSYDDIVKILDEHNYTRYPVTEDGDKDHIIGVVNVKKMLTQMAWGRNRKLEEFVRDLPVVLEVTRLQDALLKMQQERVHMLLVIDEYGGTSGILAMEDILEELVGEIRDEFDADEVADIRESGNNKYFINGRVLLDELEERFGMPFEESEELDTIAGWIQYQLLDTAKIGDQVEQGEHVWTVTDMDNYQIKEVSLAQNVLKN; translated from the coding sequence TTGGACATAATAACGATAACAAATTTATTTTTACTAGCACTATTATTAGTGCTGACAGCTTTCTTTGTTGGTTCTGAGTTTGCTGTAGTTAAAATTCGAATGTCGCGAATAGAGCAGCTAATTGCAGAAGGAAACAAAAAGGCAATTGTCGCAAAGAAAGTAGCTGGTAATTTAGACTATTATCTTTCGGCATGTCAACTAGGTATTACTGTGACAGCGCTAGGCCTTGGTGCATTAGGGAAACCAGCAATTGAGAAACTATTATATCCCATATTTAATTTAATGAATGCCTCTCCATCTGTCGCATCTGTTGCGTCGTATGCTATTGCTTTTGCTTTGGTAACTTTTCTGCATGTTGTAGTAGGAGAAATGGCTCCAAAAACACTTGCTATTCAGTTTTCTGAGAAATTAACCTTAATGCTAGCACCGCCATTATATTGGTTTGGAAAAGTGATGAAACCATTTATATGGGCATTAAATGGATCTGCGCAAGTACTGCTTCGTTTAATGGGGATAAAACCAGTTAAGCATGAACAGGCGTATTCGGAAGAAGAATTGAAAATAGTCATGACACAAAGCTATCAAGGTGGAGAAATTGACCAGACTGAGCTTGCTTATATGGAAAATGTCTTCTCCTTTGATGAAAGGGTAGCGAAGGATATCATGGTTCCAAGAACGGAATTTGTTACGCTAAACAAAGATATGTCATATGACGATATCGTAAAAATCTTGGATGAACATAATTATACTCGTTATCCAGTAACAGAAGATGGAGATAAAGACCACATCATAGGTGTCGTAAATGTGAAGAAAATGCTGACACAAATGGCTTGGGGAAGAAATCGCAAATTAGAAGAATTTGTCCGTGATCTCCCTGTCGTTTTGGAAGTAACAAGATTACAGGACGCCCTTTTAAAAATGCAGCAAGAGAGAGTGCATATGTTGTTAGTTATCGATGAGTATGGTGGTACGTCTGGTATTCTGGCGATGGAAGATATATTAGAAGAACTTGTTGGTGAAATCCGTGATGAGTTTGATGCAGATGAAGTAGCGGACATCCGAGAGTCGGGAAACAATAAGTATTTTATTAACGGCCGTGTGTTGCTAGACGAATTAGAAGAGCGTTTTGGGATGCCGTTTGAAGAAAGTGAAGAGCTCGATACAATAGCAGGTTGGATTCAATATCAGCTATTGGATACTGCCAAGATAGGTGACCAAGTCGAGCAGGGAGAACATGTTTGGACGGTAACAGATATGGATAACTATCAAATCAAAGAAGTTAGTCTTGCGCAAAACGTGTTGAAAAACTAG
- a CDS encoding MerR family transcriptional regulator: protein MRIGQVAKLSGLSTRTIDYYTSNELLPVTRSDSNYRLYSEDVIHTLERIKLLKKQRMSIEEIRKIIQSREDQEIEPIMNEVQNEIACLHKKLTSLEERLKDAPQEEKRKVYNTLETKLLDVMKLLSLM from the coding sequence TTGCGAATTGGCCAAGTGGCGAAATTAAGCGGATTGTCGACAAGAACGATTGATTATTATACAAGTAATGAATTGCTTCCTGTAACGCGATCTGATTCCAATTATCGCCTGTATTCGGAAGATGTTATTCATACATTGGAACGAATCAAACTTTTGAAAAAACAACGGATGTCTATTGAAGAAATTCGTAAAATTATTCAATCAAGAGAAGACCAAGAAATAGAGCCAATTATGAATGAGGTACAGAACGAAATTGCATGTTTGCATAAAAAGCTAACATCATTGGAAGAAAGATTGAAAGATGCGCCGCAGGAAGAGAAAAGGAAAGTGTATAACACACTTGAAACAAAATTATTAGACGTAATGAAATTACTGTCTTTAATGTAA